One segment of Dioscorea cayenensis subsp. rotundata cultivar TDr96_F1 unplaced genomic scaffold, TDr96_F1_v2_PseudoChromosome.rev07_lg8_w22 25.fasta BLBR01000910.1, whole genome shotgun sequence DNA contains the following:
- the LOC120255257 gene encoding probable disease resistance protein At1g58602, translating into HFFFFHHGHGAQLFIQPNKWAGPQQKQRFLIVLDDIWREDVWNQMQRSFPDVNNGSRVLITTQFLNVAKGANPRSTPYELPLLNDNESMKLLLKKAFPYEDTEANCSSGLLDISHQLMRKCGGLPLALVVLGGLLSIKDKTPVVWRRVLETMDWAAEGRECQEILALSYEDLPYHMKSCFLYLGAYHHWQCVNQAMDCGRLHTTGRKEDHGGYRGSYFRGVDSEELDSCKNQEKQWECQEMWCLCSSENDQQTYLASRRVAFHNVNDTTINEISRVSTMHGQRNLMAFGLRYPPIDSPIFRFELLRVLDLTELTSVRRLPKEIGLMIHLRYLRLRDVDDLLPLSVGNFQSLETVLLTQIKKHFWAFKSSSKQALRHVQVKWCKPPQSLELKNLLTLEYVALGSYKTINWRFPNLRKLKVEINKEHQGTMLTHLLCELDHLISLFIDATGDFPIEINTKDFPFHNHLLSLTLYGFWPKGDTISEFPTCLTKLELSHSRLEQDPMPKLERLQYLVTLKLFQNVYLGKTMVCSTGRFPSLKSLFIAVLSASEDPMPNLEEWRVERGAMAKLAFLTLISCKKLKVFPDLQHVMSLQELEFRHMSQELMFRLQRKAGEDWYKIQHVPKLTFEEW; encoded by the exons catttttttttttttcatcatgggCATGGAGCCCAATTATTCATCCAACCCAACAAATGGGCTGGACcccaacaaaaacaaaggttTCTTATTGTATTGGATGATATTTGGCGAGAGGATGTATGGAATCAGATGCAAAGAAGTTTTCCGGATGTTAACAATGGAAGCAGAGTCTTGATCACCACTCAGTTTCTTAATGTTGCAAAGGGAGCAAATCCAAGAAGCACTCCGTACGAACTTCCGCTTTTGAATGATAATGAGAGCATGAAGCTTCTTCTCAAGAAGGCCTTTCCTTATGAAGATACTGAGGCAAATTGCTCCAGTGGATTGCTTGATATTAGTCATCAGCTCATGCGCAAATGCGGTGGCCTACCTCTAGCTTTAGTTGTTCTCGGAGGTCTCTTATCTATAAAAGACAAAACACCTGTTGTGTGGCGAAGAGTGTTGGAGACGATGGATTGGGCGGCAGAAGGAAGGGAATGCCAAGAAATACTTGCTTTGAGCTATGAAGATCTTCCGTATCATAtgaaatcatgttttctttatttgggTGCTTACCATCACTGGCAATGTGTTAATCAGGCAATGGATTGCGGAAGGCTTCATACCACAGGAAGAAAGGAAGACCATGGAGGATACAGGGGAAGCTATTTTAGAGGAGTTGATTCAGAGGAGCTTGATTCATGTAAAAACCAGGAAAAACAATGGGAGTGTCAAGAAATGTGGTGTC TTTGCTCCAGTGAAAATGATCAACAAACTTATTTGGCGTCTCGTCGTGTGGCTTTCCACAACGTCAATGACACCACGATCAATGAAATCTCTAGAGTCTCTACAATGCATGGACAGAGGAATTTGATGGCATTTGGTCTACGTTATCCTCCAATTGATTCTCCAATATTTAGATTTGAGCTTCTAAGGGTGCTTGATTTGACTGAGTTAACTTCTGTACGAAGATTACCAAAAGAGATCGGGCTAATGATCCACTTACGTTATTTAAGACTGAGGGATGTTGATGATCTCCTACCATTGTCGGTAGGAAACTTTCAATCCTTAGAAACTGTTCTGCTAACGCAA ataaaaaagcacttctgggctttcaaaagctcatccaaacaagccctaagaCATGTACAAGTAAAGTGGTGCAAACCACCACAAAGTCTTGAGCTAAAAAATCTCCTCACACTTGAGTATGTGGCACTCGGATcctataaaacaataaattggaGATTTCCCAACCTTAGGAAGTTGAAAGTGGAGATTAATAAGGAACACCAGGGAACAATGCTAACCCATCTGCTCTGTGAACTAGACCATCTTATCAGCTTGTTTATAGATGCAACAGGAGATTTCCCTATAGAGATCAACACCAAAGACTTTCCATTTCACAACCACCTCCTCTCATTGACGTTATATGGATTTTGGCCAAAAGGGGACACCATATCTGAATTCCCAACTTGTCTCACCAAGCTTGAACTCAGTCATTCTAGATTGGAGCAAGACCCAATGCCCAAATTGGAGAGGTTACAATACCTTGTCACTCTTAAACTCTTTCAAAATGTGTATCTTGGAAAAACCATGGTATGCTCTACTGGTAGATTCCCTAGTTTGAAAAGTCTGTTCATTGCAGTCCTGTCAGCATCTGAAGACCCAATGCCCAATCTTGAGGAGTGGAGGGTAGAGAGAGGTGCAATGGCCAAGCTTGCTTTCCTAACATTAATTTCATGCAAGAAGCTAAAAGTGTTTCCAGATTTGCAACATGTGATGAGCCTTCAGGAATTGGAGTTTCGTCACATGTCCCAAGAGCTCATGTTCAGGTTGCAGAGGAAAGCAGGGGAAGATTGGTACAAGATTCAACATGTGCCAAAACTCACCTTTGAAGAATGGTGA
- the LOC120255255 gene encoding uncharacterized protein LOC120255255 — protein MASGDRQLAFPAPGKPKSWAQIASGLCRSSDNSPLHNEQILAKLKVTTTDFIRLDSDAINRARMKFQHALYGKLFGKTPNFDQVKSELLAKWSSFGKVSISYLPNGFLLIRCPSQACMQRILLDGPWSVNGIILQLSPWKPYFEPTFPSSAPLLSGCNSTTFPLSFGGIDEFTNSLSRSKYARICVEIDLSKPLSRGFWIGDDLHRVFVVVQYERLPTFCYMCGMIGHGSNSCP, from the exons ATGGCAAGCGGGGACCGGCAGCTTGCTTTCCCTGCTCCTGGGAAGCCTAAATCCTGGGCTCAGATAGCCTCTGGTCTCTGTCGGTCCTCGGACAACTCTCCCCTGCACAATGAACAAATCCTTGCCAAACTCAAAGTAACAACTACTGATTTTATCAGACTTGATAGCGATGCTATAAACAGAGCTAGAATGAAGTTTCAACATGCCCTTTATGGAAAATTGTTTGGTAAGACACCGAATTTCGATCAAGTCAAGTCTGAGTTGCTCGCTAAATGGAGCTCCTTTGGCAAGGTTTCCATCTCCTATCTTCCCAATGGATTTCTTCTAATCCGGTGTCCCTCCCAAGCATGCATGCAGCGTATCCTCCTTGATGGACCTTGGTCTGTAAATGGTATCATCCTCCAGCTCTCCCCTTGGAAGCCCTACTTTGAGCCTACCTTTCCAAGCTCAGCACCGCTGCTATCTGGTTGCAACTCCACAACCTTCCCATTGAGTTTTGGGGGG ATCGATGAATTTACTAATTCTCTCAGTCGATCCAAGTATGCCCGCATCTGTGTTGAGATTGACTTGTCCAAACCTCTCTCACGGGGATTCTGGATAGGAGATGATCTCCACCGGGTGTTTGTTGTGGTCCAGTACGAACGTTTACCAACTTTCTGTTACATGTGTGGTATGATCGGACATGGAAGCAACTCCTGCCCATGA